The proteins below come from a single Miscanthus floridulus cultivar M001 chromosome 1, ASM1932011v1, whole genome shotgun sequence genomic window:
- the LOC136497659 gene encoding RNA-binding protein CP29B, chloroplastic-like has translation MVATLFSTSLSPQFLSLSAKPTPASPSGAAFPSGLPQLHALSAAAAGFRPLEPVRAASTAAVTEQLEAEGQPGGEEEFSEDLRVFVGNLPFSVDSAQLAGLFEQAGSVEMVEVIYDKLTGRSRGFGFVTMSSVEEVEAAVEQFNGYVLDGRSLRVNSGPPLPRDPSSQRGPSGDANRVYVGNLSWGVDNSALANLFSGQGEVLEARIVYDRESGRSRGFGFVTYGSAEEVENAISNLDGTDLDGRQIRVTVAESKPPRRQY, from the exons ATGGTGGCCACGCTCTTCTCCACCTCCCTCTCGCCTCAgttcctctccctctccgccAAGCCCACCCCCGCCTCCCCGTCCGGCGCAGCCTTCCCATCGGGGCTGCCGCAGCTACACGCGCTctccgccgcggcggcgggcTTCAGGCCGCTCGAGCCCGTGCGCGCGGCCTCGACTGCGGCCGTGACGGAGCAGCTCGAAGCGGAGGGGCAGCCGGGCGGGGAGGAGGAGTTCTCAGAGGATCTCCGGGTCTTCGTCGGCAACCTTCCCTTCAGTGTCGACAGCGCCCAGCTCGCGGGACTTTTCGAGCAGGCCGGCTCCGTCGAGATGGTCGAG GTCATCTATGACAAATTGACGGGAAGAAGCCGTGGATTTGGGTTTGTGACCATGTCTTCGGTCGAAGAAGTTGAGGCGGCTGTTGAGCAATTCAATGGCTAC GTACTTGATGGAAGGAGTTTGAGGGTGAATTCTGGGCCACCGCTACCCAGGGATCCATCCTCACAAAGAGGACCCAGTGGTGATGCCAACAGGGTCTACGTGGGTAACCTTTCCTGGGGTGTTGACAATTCAGCTCTCGCAAACCTGTTCAGTGGGCAAGGTGAGGTCCTGGAAGCGAGGATTGTATATGACAGGGAGAGTGGAAGGTCAAGGGGTTTTGGTTTCGTCACGTATGGTTCCGCTGAAGAGGTTGAGAATGCGATATCGAACCTTGATGGCACT GACTTGGATGGCAGACAGATCCGTGTCACGGTAGCAGAGTCGAAGCCACCTAGGCGGCAATACTGA